A region of the Aerosakkonema funiforme FACHB-1375 genome:
AATTATTAGTTGAAAAGGCTAAATTTATCGCCTGTGCCTAACCCACCCTACGGTTAGATAAGCTTTTAAGAGCGTAAAAAATAAGTCAAAGCAAGCTGGCTGAATCTACATCCAAAAATAATATTGCTTGCTCATGTCGCCGAAGTACAGAAGCAGGAATTGCCGTACTAATTTCTCCTTTCAACATATCTCTAACTGGAGCAGCTTTGCGTTCTTCTGGCGCTAGGCAAAAGATTTTTCTTGCAGAGAAAATCATCGGAATGGTGAGTGTAAAAGCATATTGCGGTACGGCTGATAAATTGGGAAAATGACCTTCGTTTACTTGTTGTTCGCGTGTCTTTTCATCCAACTTTACCAGTTTGATAAGTCTAGTTTCATCGAAAGATGCTACAGACGGTTCGTTAAAAGCTAAATGTGCGTTTTCTCCTACACCAAGACAACAAAGGTCGATCGGTTGAGCTTGCAAAAGTCGGGTGTAGCGATCGCACTCCTTTAATGGTTCCATTGTATCGCCTTCGATATAATGAAAAGCAGCGGGATTTACCCGATTTTCCACTCGATCGCGCATATATCGCCGAAAACTGGCGGGGTGTTCCCGATCGATTCCCAGATATTCGTCGAGATGGAAAAGCGTAATTTTAGTCCAATCTACGCCGCCTTTGACAATCAGAGCATCTAGAAATTCGATTTGGGAATTGCCTGTAGCCAAAATTACAGTAGCAGAACCCTGTTGCGCGAGGAGGTTCTGTAAATAATCTTGTGCGAGTTGCGCCAAATCTTGAGCCATTGTAGCTTGCGAGTCGTACACTCGCACTGACAAGGCATCGACCCGAAAAGTTTTGACGGGTGCAGGTGATTGGGAAGTGCTTTCTGGATTAGACATAGTTCGATTCTACCGCTCCTGGTTTCTCCCGAAAGAAGGAGACTGGCTTCTATCGAAAGAACGTTTTTATGGTTGAGTCCGTGTGAAGAAATGGGAAAAATCGGAAATATAGTGGAATTTCAACCTAGAATGGAGTTAGTAAGATAAAAGAGGGGAATCTGCAACAACTGCTTGTGTCTATATAGCAACAAAACCAGGAACGACAAGCTCTTTTTGCAGCTGCTGGTGAGGCCACTGTTTGAATTCCCGCTCACTTTTTAACTGGATATGACTGAACAAAAGACGATCGCACAGCCACACAAGGCTATCCTAATCAAATGTCCGACCGGAATTCAGGGACTTGACGAAATTACCGATGGGGGATTACCGCAAGGGCGTCCCACACTTATTTGCGGCAAAGCTGGCTGTG
Encoded here:
- a CDS encoding glucosamine-6-phosphate deaminase encodes the protein MSNPESTSQSPAPVKTFRVDALSVRVYDSQATMAQDLAQLAQDYLQNLLAQQGSATVILATGNSQIEFLDALIVKGGVDWTKITLFHLDEYLGIDREHPASFRRYMRDRVENRVNPAAFHYIEGDTMEPLKECDRYTRLLQAQPIDLCCLGVGENAHLAFNEPSVASFDETRLIKLVKLDEKTREQQVNEGHFPNLSAVPQYAFTLTIPMIFSARKIFCLAPEERKAAPVRDMLKGEISTAIPASVLRRHEQAILFLDVDSASLL